From one Brachypodium distachyon strain Bd21 chromosome 4, Brachypodium_distachyon_v3.0, whole genome shotgun sequence genomic stretch:
- the LOC100829124 gene encoding uncharacterized protein LOC100829124 yields MAGTSSWSSSCSCTSSLGSLDDDDALVCAVNPPEQEHQDAAAAAAAPGAAVKFLCSYGGRILPRHSDGALRYVGGDNRVVSLRRPLKFTELERKLREMCGWGEAMAMALRCRLPTEDLDALVSVTGDADLGHLLDEYDAASARRDRMEPLKIRAFLFARATPPLSPPSTASSSSSPRTTPYVQHHHYFARPGLLHQQQQVFSPSARVPHHHRRRVHNGYH; encoded by the coding sequence ATGGCCGGCACCTCCTCGTGGTCATCCTCCTGTTCCTGCACATCCTCCCTCGGCTCcttggacgacgacgacgcgctCGTCTGCGCCGTCAACCCGCCGGAGCAGGAGCATCAagacgcggccgccgccgccgccgcaccgggGGCAGCAGTCAAGTTCCTGTGCAGCTACGGCGGCCGGATCCTGCCGCGCCACTCGGACGGCGCGCTCCGGTACGTGGGCGGCGACAACCGCGtggtctccctccgccgcccacTCAAATTTACCGAGCTGGAGCGGAAGCTGCGGGAGATGTGCGGGTGGGGCGAGGCCATGGCGATGGCGCTGCGGTGCCGGCTCCCGACGGAGGACCTGGACGCGCTCGTCTCCGTCAcgggcgacgccgacctcgGCCACCTACTGGACGAGTACGACGCCGCCAGCGCGCGCCGGGATCGGATGGAGCCGCTCAAGATCCGGGCGTTTCTCTTCGCGAgggccacgccgccgctgtcCCCTCCGTCCACCGCCTCTTCGTCGTCTTCACCCAGAACGACGCCGTACGTCCAGCACCACCATTATTTCGCTCGTCCTGGGCTTCTtcaccagcagcaacaggtCTTCTCTCCTTCGGCTCGTGTtccccaccaccaccggcgCCGCGTCCATAACGGCTACCATTGA